Genomic window (Salvelinus alpinus chromosome 26, SLU_Salpinus.1, whole genome shotgun sequence):
AATGATTTAGTTTATATCAAGTAGAATTCACATTTGTTGACAACTCAATCCAATGCTAAACAAAATTGGTTGTTAATCTGTTGTCTTTGTGGGTAGTTACTTCCTGGATAAAGCTACATAAGAGTGATAGCTCAGATGTAGCCTACACAGCCTTAGGCTATATGTTTTACCGGCTTTAGACTGCATGCCTTTCATTTCATAATTATGTAAGCTTTCTTTACTCTTACCATGGCAGAGATGCATCTGAAAACGTTGTGCTTATTGCCAGGCTATACGATACTAGGATTATCACTATGTTTAGCACCATTTCAGCGTCAATTTCCACCAATTTCACCTACAATTTGATCAATCAGGAAATTGGCACTTATACTCTTATAAGTATACAATTAGCAAATTTACTCTCATTGTAATATCTGTATAGTATTCTACAAAACATTAACCTGCCAGGCTGCCACTAATTAAATGTGAAAGATGTGCTGTCTGCGAAATTTGATGAACTTGGATGAGATGGATCATATGTGTTGGCCATATCACTTTAGATATTCTCATGTTGGTATTCGACCCTTGTAGCATTTCAAATGATTATATTCACTATGtttgacagagaaacagacagagggttggatggagagagagggagtctgaGCTGACCTTACCATGATAATCTAATCCCTGTCGAGAGTGCTTTTTTTAGAGAGCAAGTTAATGCCACCAGATTATACTCCAGTGTCTCCCACACCGACCAATCGAGGCTGTAGAGATGGAGAGGTCTGTGCTGCACTGTCAGGCCCACCAGGAAAATACAGGAAACACCGCCTCATATACACAACATTCTGGAATTGCTCAAAATCGGGCTTTAAACTCATCTAGGGGAGCTAtacgtgtgtgtgcttgtgtgtcttTGTGCATTTGTGTGCATTTTCTTCATTCCCTCAATCTCCATGCCCAAGATCCCTCCCTGGTTTACCTCCAGCACATTTCAGTGGTGTAGCAGGCCTGGGATGTTAAAAGGCAGCTCATTGAGCAGCTCATCACATGCTATCAAGAGTAATCCCTGTGTATTTGTTGTGTAACCGGGTGGCgagttgaacacacacacacacacacacacacacacacacacacacacacacacacacacacacacacacacacacacacacacacacacacacacacacacacacacacacacacacacacacacgcgcagcaGCAGCATAACCACACCAGCTGCTGGTTGCTTTAAGGGCCAGACATGCTGTGTGTTTGTACTAGTGCACATTTTGCACCTCTTATGCCATAATGTTAAAACAAAGAAGGAACATGAGACTTCATCATGTATCTTACTCTTATTTTAACAATTACTTGAACCGTTTTGCTTTTCTGAGGGATATAGACTAGATCTTTTTGGAAAGCGGTGTTTAACTTTAGAATTAGGTTATAGTTGCAATGGCGACAAGACATTCTTCCTCATTTCTGTTTAGCTTATAGAGATACTGTTTATAGATGTCAATCACTCACATTGTGTGGACCACATCTATTAACAGTGTTTCTTACCCAGACATGCAGTTTCTTGTTTTCACACAATATTTGACACGTCTACTCAGTGGGCTGTGTTTCTGACACGTCTATGACACAGTGTTTCTGACACGTCTATGACACAGCGTTTCTGACACGTCTATGACACAGCGTTTCTGACACGTCTATGACACAGCGTTTCTGACACGTCTATAACACAGTGGGCCTCCAGGACGTGGATTAGGCAGACAGTGTAGAGAGTGTTAGTCAGTGTGGCGGACGCTGGAGCTGCCGCGCGGCCCTGTAAACAATGCCTCGTTTAAAGGGCCTCTACACTGTGACCTCACCACGACAGACGGCTGTCATCCTCGTCGCCTCTCacacctctgtctgtctctttttaGCTGGACATTGGAGCGGACCCTCTGTGGCCAAAATAGGGACACTTTGGGACCGAAGAGCATCCCTTTGTGATCAAAGTGGAGGCGTCCCCCTGCCTATCCCAGTTGCTCAATTTATTATTGTTCTCGTTGTGTTTTATGttgtctcttgttttgtatgcTGTCTTATGTCTTTTTAAAAAAATCTTCCACCTCCAAAATAATCAAGGTGAATCACTGGGATATTTTCACCTAATCCCTAATTGACCCATAGTCTTTATGCATCTGAATTAATTGGATAGTTGTAAGCAATATCATAATAGCTGCACCTTGCCCTTTGATAAATTCAATCATTACAGATCTAGgagggagtaggggctagagGTTGATTTGGGATTGGGCAAGACACAAATTTGGATCACTGACAGAAGCACACTGTATAGCATAACATTAGCATAAGGACTGTCATGCTAGCACTAGTGGCTATGTTGGCACAGCTTGCAGTTGGTTGAGAGAGCATATGTGGGTGACTTAATcatcacacacagacaacacactcacATACTCAGACACAGGTTCACTGGAGCGTGCACGCATAGCCGCACACATGCATTTATtcacatactgtctctctctttctctcacgcaccacacactctctcacacaaacacaggctCTTAGCTCAGCACCAGAGACCTGGCCATGGGGAGTTTATGCTGAGCTGGTTTGGACGTCAGGCTGAATAAATGTGAGAACAGCTGACTGGACATGGCTATTCATCTGccaaagaaaagagagagggccTGTACAGAAAAAGTCAGCTCATAGCAACATGTTTGGCTATCTGCGCCTGTGTGTATCATCCATCGACGTGTCCATCACACTTCCACTATTTTGAAGTCAATGTTACATCTCTGTTTTCATTGACTGTGTTATCTAGCCAAGCTAAAAGCCtatatcagggctctccaaccctgttcctggagagctatcctCCTGTTGGTTTTCGCtacaaccccagttgtaactaacctgattcagtttatcaatcagctaattattagaatcagttgcgctagattagggttggagtgaaaaccgacaggatggtagctctctgggaacagggttggaaaccCCTGGCCTATATTATGTATTGCCTTCCTTTATGTAGATCATCTGAGAAAACACTGCCCCTCTCATCTTCAATAGAGCTTACCCTCTTTGTAAGGTTCATCATAGAGCTAATACATCTTTAAAGGCACACTCTTAAATTTGTTTTGAATTGGAAATATTGCAGATTGTAACTTTTTATTTCAAATCGCCTCTTTTTGCTCTTTTGTTTCTATTGCTATGTTGTCTAATGCACAAATCAATGATCATTCAAGATCATGGTCTTCTCTATTAGGCCCATTTCTGTTTAGTTTGGACTTTTGAAGAACACAGAGATTCATACGAACAGAGACATAATAAAGGAACAGCCAGAGGTTAGAGAGGTCGGAACACACAACACACTGTCAGACGCCTTCTCCCTCCACTAAATGACACAGCATGTGTTTAAACCCTCTCATAGAAAGACTCTTTTtggtttgtttttgtgtgtgttttcaatTCAGGAAAGTTTGTTGTCCACGGACAACAGAATTATGTTGAGACTCAGATTTttaactttaaaatgtatgtcaaacaaaaaccaatgattgcaaattTCAACAAAACGTACAGCTCTATGCACAAGGGCTACTTGGAAGAATTTCCAGAACATTTTAcgaaaacacatttacttgaacagTACAGATGcaaaagtttggtaacagaatgccGGCACAAacagtcattctgttaccaaactttgcatctgcactgttcttcaagtaaatgtgttttttcaaAATGTTCCGTGGAAATTGTTAAGTCTGACCATGGAATTGCTCATGTCTGTCAAACATTTTGTGAGAGTTAATAAAAAGACGGTGTTGCTGCCTATTAGGATAGTTAAGGTTGCTATATGGCATTTTAAGACCCCAAACCTAACAATGACCTAGTTGGTGCCTAGTTGGAAACACTTCATACCCTCCAAAAAACTTTACCGGGGTGACTCATTTAGTCTGCTTGTAAGACACAGGCCTGATGGCCCTCCACTACCATCTGTTGCCTCCTTTCGCTCTGACATCATCCCACCATCCCCCATTGTGTTAACCCATCATCACCAGGCCCGGCCGTCACCTTAAAACCCCTTAATTTCCACTAACCACCCCCTTCCCTGTCTCCCCCCCATACAGAGCCACTGTGCCACTCGGTCTGTACGCTAATCCCTCAGCGTCTGCCCTCTTAACACCTGCCACCACACTCGTCTAACTCAACTCCCATTCTGGAGCCCATGCCAGTTTCTTGGCTGTTTTGCTGGAAGAGCACACACAGAGAAAAGCCCATAGCAGaacgcacacacagacatgctgagacgcgcgcacacacacacggctcaGAGTGGCCTGAGACGGGACAGATAGGTCTCTTTTGtcatcgcccccccccccccccccgccccgccACTGCTCTCTCACCCCTAGACATCTTTTGCAGGCCCCATTGCCCAACAATGGCCACTGTAGGACCCCCTGGTAATGGTTGGAGGGCGAGACGTGACGAAATGTGACAGTTCTGGTGCAGCTGACACAATGGTGTTTCTTTCCCGCGGCTGCCTGTACTGCGTTGGCTATAAGAGAGCCCGGGCACTTTGCGCACTGTTCTAGTTTTTGAGAAGGAAGGCACCATCTTCGGCAGTGGTCTGGGAAACCACCCCCCTGCCGCCAATTACTTGGCCATAAAGGATGTGTGTATATCATCCACAAAAATTTAAAACACAACTTGGAACAGATGCCCCTTCACAAAGATAAATCTTTATCTTAGacgtaaataatactttttaatttttttattctgAAGTTGTTTGATATAGGAACAGCTCGCATTTTATTTTACTTTAGGGTATCTATAGTGCTGGAGGAGTATGAAAATATGTATCGTATTTTTCTCTTAACTATACTGATGCCACCTGCCCcatttttataattattttatcTGTGCGTTTCTCAGTGTCTCTTGTATGAGTGAGGTTAACTACTGTTTGTTTATGACATTACATTTCCCTTCATATTCATAACCACTCGATGTGACCTTGGCGTTCACTGTTAgtattgtgagtgtgtgtgtctgtctgcacgTGTGTGACTGTCTCAgcctgtttgtttgtctgtgagATAAATAAATGTAGTTTGTTGATAATGGTGTATTGATGGGGTTTGGAGTGGACTGGCCCTGAGGCCTCATCCTGACTGGTCAGGACTGAATGCACCTCTTCATGCTTCAGTCCACACATGCAATTAAGGCATGGGGAACAGAggacactcacacgcacacacatacacactttcaGTATAAGCTTCCTTTAAGGACAACCATCAATCATCCTGTTGTGGACAATAGCCATTCAAAAGTAAGTGTGATGCaaattctctccctctcctctctttctaacACACGCAATTACATTTATAAAACTTAAATACGCACAGACGTAACACTCTCTTACGTTGTGACAGTGAAACATACCCTTTCAAAAACCGACTATGTGGAAATCATGATTGTTAGTAATAGTAGTCCCATGTAAACTCTTTACACTTGGGCCCAGTGCGAGAAGCTCTTTCAAATGAATGCAAACTTAAGGTGTGGTTGAGATCATTTGAAATATACCAGGGAATGGGATGTGTATTTTCGATTTATTAGCAACCATCATTGTATAGAGgcttgtccttcagacaaagtTGTTGATGCTCTTTTTATGGTCATAGCGTTGTTTTGCTGTTGATGACTGCAGCATGATAGCATTTCCCCTCTGTTTGACCTCCTGGTgactgtcaaatcaaattttatttgtcacatgtgccgaatacaaccttacagtgaaatgcttacttacaagcccttaaccaacaatgcgatTTTTAAGAAAAATATGTGTTAAGTAAATAATAgatatgtaaaaataaaaatgaaattaaagtaacaaataattaaagagcagcaggtaccggtacatagtcaatgtgtgGGGCCACAGGTTAGTcggggtaattgaggtaatatgtacatgtaggtagagttaaagtgactatgcatagataattaacagggagtagtagtagcagcagcttaaaagggggggggggggggcaatgcaaatagtctggatagccatttgattagctgttcagaagtcttatggcttgggggtagaagctgtttagaagccttttggacttaGATGCTCTGCTACCActtggtagcagagagaagagtccatgactgacaatttttagggccttcttttgacacctcctggtatagaggtcctggatggcaggaagcttggcccaagtgatgtactgggccatacgcactatgtagtgccttgcagtcggaggccgagcagttgccataccaggcagtgatgcaaccagtcagaacgCTCTCGATGCAGCTGTAGAAGCTCTGTCCGAGAactgtgttctctctgtccctgtctgtgcctgtctgcctctgtctgtctctgggttGAATATATAGCCTACCAGATGTCAGTTATTGTATTAGTTGCGTGGTTATAATAAAACCTATTATTAGATTTATAATATGGCCTAAtagttttttcttgtttttttaggTGTTTTTAATGAGAATCTCTCCAGTCTTAATGATTGCTAAAGAAAATCCCTCCAACAACATAAGTAAAGCAACATCTACAGACCTATGCTCATCACAATCACTATGAGAACCTTATGACTTTGGAGCGCACGGGTCAGTTTTCTTCATCAGGGATCAACAGACACTTGAGCTGCCACAGCCCATGGAGGTGGTGTCGAAGCAGGAGCGGGCGGACCAAAGCAAGGCCGACGCTTTCAAGAGTGACCAGGAGGGGGACAATGCGACGGCCTCTGGCCACACCTGCGGTCTCTGCGGACGGAGCTTCCCTCTCCTTAGTTCACTGTCCCAGCACATGCGCaggcacactggagagaagccgtaCAAGTGTCCGTACTGCGAACACAGGGCGGCCCAGAAGGGCAGCCTGAAAGTCCACATCCGCAGCCACAAGCTGGGCCTGTTCAGCCGAAGCCTGGTCAAGAAAGAAGAAGAGGGCaagaaaagagagggggaagtggaggaggaggatgtggagcAAGGACAAACACAGAGAGAACCCCAGCAACTGGTTAGTCCCGACAACAACCTTGCCAAAGGCACCTCGGCCAAGAAGCACAAAGTCAATGGCAAGACAAAAAAGAAAAGCTCCAAGAAGAAAAATGACGACGCAGTCATCCAGGATGGCGGCAAGGAGGACAAGTCACAAACCACGGCTGAGGGCAACTCATTTCCGGGAGGGACCAACTGGGTGGACGAACGGGACGAGGAGGCCAGTGCTGGCTCCTTCCCCTGCCGGTCTTGCAGCCAAGTCTTCCCCCAGGCCCTGCTCCTCAAGGCCCACATGAAGAAGCATCGCGGCTCCCTAGACCATGGCTGCCGCATCTGCGGCCGGCGCTTCCGCCAGGCCTGGTTCCTCCAGAGCCACATGCGGATTCATCGGGCCAAAAGCCAGCTGCGGGGTGGGGGTGGAGACAGCGGCGAGTCCCCAACCACCCTCAATGGGGTCCCTCGGGAGCCGGCGTCCCTGGTGAACGATGACTGTCTCTACGAGCTGTGTGCCGGCTGCGGCAACTTCTTTTACGACCGCAAGACCCTCCGGCTGCACGAGAGGGTCCACAAGCAGAGCCATACCCCCAACAAGCCGCTGCAGCAAGACCCCGACAACGGCTCGTCATCACCCGCCGCCAAGAGTCGCTTCCTGGAATGCCTTAACCTCAGGGCAGCTGGGGCTGGAGAGGCAGCTATGGAGGGGAGTCTTGGAAGACGGATCCCCGAGCTGGACCCGGTATGCAGTTACCAGGCCTGGCAGTTGGTCACCCGGGGGCATGTGGTTGAGGTGACAGATAAAAGTCTAGGCTGGGAGGAGAGGCTGGCGGATGCCGACGTGGCGTTTGACCAGGAGAAGGGCGAGTTTGTGCCGCTGAAACAGGAGAAGCGGAAGAGGCAGCTGGACTCCTCCCAAAGCAAGAAGAAGAAAGGATCCCAGGATGTTGTCGTTAATGGTGGCTGCGGTGGGATCTCCCACCAGCAGGGTGACAGTAGAAATAGCCGCACCTTGTTGAATGGGCTCAGCCCAGAGACATTTGGAATATTGCAGAAAAAGGTGAAATATGGTCATCAATCCAGCAAGCAAGCCACCAAATCAAACTCTTCCAGTCAGCCCAGCACACCAAGACAAGAAAATTCTCTGTCTGCCTCTTCCATAAAGAGGAATAATATCAGGGACCCAACCTATGAAGGTAAGACAAAACCACACTATCACTTAGATTAGCAGCAATAATTCGATTTTTGTGAAATTACATGACAAAAGGCATCTTGGTTGTATTCACACTTAAAATCCTGATTCTGAAAAAAGTATTCCTCAAAAGGAGCATTTTTCTTgccagcagtctaaggcactgcatcactcagtgctagaggcgtcactacagacaaggGGTTTGTTCACAGGTTGTGTCGCAgccagccgtgaccgggagacccatcaGGTGGTgctcaattggcccagcattgtctgggttaggggagggtttggctggccgggatgtccttgtcccatcgtgctctcgcgactccttgtggcgggcatggcgcatgcacgctgacttcggtcgccagctgtaaggtgtttcctccaacacattggtgcatcTGGCTTCcgggtcaagaagcagtgcggcttggcggggtcatgtttcagaggacgcatgactcttgaccttcgcctctcccgagtctgtacgggagttgcggCGATGGGACaatactgtaactaccaattggatatcacaaaaaagtGAAAAAAACAGGACAATATCTATTACTCTCACAGCAATAATAATGAAataatcccccccaaaatgtaGACATTAcaatatttcactggtcatccccaaagccaacacatttggccgcctttccttccagtactctgctgccaatgactggaacgaattgcaaaaatcactgaagctggagacttatatctccctctctaactttaagcatcagctgtcagagcagcttaccgatcactgtacctgtacacagccaatctgtaaatagcacacccaactacctcatcaccatattgttatttatttttgctcttttgcaccccagtatctctacttgcacatcatcatctgcacatctatcactccagtgttaatgctaaattataattatttcgcctctatggcctatttattgccttaccacccTAATCTtattacatttgcacacactgtacatagaccttttctcttgtgttattgactgtacgtttgtttatcccatgtgtaacagttttttttatcccatgtgtaatgtgattttgtcgcactgctatgctttatcttggccaggtcgcagttgtaaatgagaacttgttctcaactggcctacctggttaaataaaggtgaaaaaaatctaATAAACATGCTTACATGGTAAATATGCCCATACCGAGCAACTCACAAGTTTGTAAGTCTTGTAGTGTTTGAAATTACACTCATGTCATTGACAAGCAAAATGTGATGGatatatttattattatgtaGAACTTTTCTGACATTTTGAAGTAGTATGGAAGTGGATGTCTTAGTTCTGTTTTCCAGTTAAAAGCTGGTGTTCAGTTGTCATGGAGCAGTACTCATACAGGTCAAATGGGTGTTCAACAGTTACCTTTAGGGTGCCACTGCAAATGATATGGCTTTATGGCGCCATCGTGTGGCATGGATTGCCCATTCCACCCTTCAGCCTACATAAAGGAATATGAAAGGCCCTTACATCTGGTACTGTGAGGCATAAACCTTTCTGTACCGTTCATATAGCTTGACATTTGTTTGAATGTTTTCTGGAATATACTTAAGGGTTCATGAAGGCTTCATTCAACGGTAAAAGTTAAATTGGACGTGAACGCGGTTGAATTTAGCATGTATTGAAAATAGTTGAGTTGTTAGGGTGAATGACTAAAAAAGGACTGATGAAAAGTAGCATTACaatgtcctcctctctcatccacATGTTTCTGAAAGCATGTTACCGCTTATTAAATCTTCACACCTTGCTGAAGCTCATTTTCTTAAAATGTCTGTTTTTCAATGTGAGCTTAGTCTACCTGTACTCTGCTATCCACAGATACCAAGCCATACTTCTGCGAGCACTGTGACTTCCACACCAGCGACCCCTCTTGCCTCACGTTCCACATGCACAAGCTGCACAAGCACATCAGGGATGCACGTCATCACATACTGGAAGCTGTAATGGAAGAACCGAGCCACGGCACTCCCAAAGTCTCAGGTTACATGGAATATCTCCGGCTGAAGAGCACACTGCTCAGCCAGCCCTACGGGAATCCTCCTGGCCAGGAGAGGGCGGCATCGAGCAGACAGTCTGAAAAGTCGAGGAGCCTAAAGGTCAAAGGGCAATCATCTCAGGATGCTATCATCAATGCCAGCCTCCTCAACCTGTCTGCCCCGCCCGAGGGCCAGCAGGAGGATAGTGGTGCGAACCCTGTGGCAACGCTGTCCGAGGGTAAGCTAGTCAGACACCAATGTCCGTTCTGCACCCACACCACTCATTATCTGGAGGTGCTGTGGATCCACCAGCGTGTGGCCCACAGGGTGGATAGTGGCAGCtccctggctcccaagtgggcccCCTACGTCACCTGTTTCAAGGGCTCCAAGGCTGCTGGACGACGCACAGGGCCCCCACCTTTCCTGGAAGGAAAAGACTGCCCAGTGCTCCCAGTGCCCCGGTCCCAGCGCACCAAAGCCCCAGGTTCCACTGCCATGCAACCTTCAGGTGGAGGCACCAAGAGGCCAAAGACCCACACAagcactacaactactactgcccAGTCCAACACCAGCCAGGCCATGGTGTCAGGGTCGCGTACCAGGTCACCCCCTGGTGGTGGGAAGTCGCTCCTACCTCAAAAGAAGAAGTCGTCAAGCCT
Coding sequences:
- the LOC139554811 gene encoding zinc finger protein 516-like, with protein sequence MEVVSKQERADQSKADAFKSDQEGDNATASGHTCGLCGRSFPLLSSLSQHMRRHTGEKPYKCPYCEHRAAQKGSLKVHIRSHKLGLFSRSLVKKEEEGKKREGEVEEEDVEQGQTQREPQQLVSPDNNLAKGTSAKKHKVNGKTKKKSSKKKNDDAVIQDGGKEDKSQTTAEGNSFPGGTNWVDERDEEASAGSFPCRSCSQVFPQALLLKAHMKKHRGSLDHGCRICGRRFRQAWFLQSHMRIHRAKSQLRGGGGDSGESPTTLNGVPREPASLVNDDCLYELCAGCGNFFYDRKTLRLHERVHKQSHTPNKPLQQDPDNGSSSPAAKSRFLECLNLRAAGAGEAAMEGSLGRRIPELDPVCSYQAWQLVTRGHVVEVTDKSLGWEERLADADVAFDQEKGEFVPLKQEKRKRQLDSSQSKKKKGSQDVVVNGGCGGISHQQGDSRNSRTLLNGLSPETFGILQKKVKYGHQSSKQATKSNSSSQPSTPRQENSLSASSIKRNNIRDPTYEDTKPYFCEHCDFHTSDPSCLTFHMHKLHKHIRDARHHILEAVMEEPSHGTPKVSGYMEYLRLKSTLLSQPYGNPPGQERAASSRQSEKSRSLKVKGQSSQDAIINASLLNLSAPPEGQQEDSGANPVATLSEGKLVRHQCPFCTHTTHYLEVLWIHQRVAHRVDSGSSLAPKWAPYVTCFKGSKAAGRRTGPPPFLEGKDCPVLPVPRSQRTKAPGSTAMQPSGGGTKRPKTHTSTTTTTAQSNTSQAMVSGSRTRSPPGGGKSLLPQKKKSSSLPNHTGVVANKSARSKTEAHPKVPAATATAASTSIRGFSQQSTSRSKSGSHHREAAEGSLLPQEGLGFILARNHGRADHTSHLTPDRTYLHPQPRPHPHSHPQDPPAALKGQDLWSVTNMFGAQGSSGYLAPNTVFGHGKRESTAGDSRDTPMDMDILGLLKNYNPHDLAALYQHWGFVDPRLDQQAMLQYNGHFGNEVHSSTEASKQVSGRSSASTTSLRKGT